In a single window of the Nicotiana tomentosiformis chromosome 8, ASM39032v3, whole genome shotgun sequence genome:
- the LOC104101866 gene encoding cytokinin riboside 5'-monophosphate phosphoribohydrolase LOG1-like: MGNNNNHKYYPQLLLLPPQPIIKPSKFKRICVFCGSSPGNKPTYQLAAIQLGNQLVERNIDLVYGGGSVGLMGLIAKAVFNGGRHVLGVIPKCLMPREITGEKIGEVRAVSSMHQRKAEMARQADAFIALPGGYGTLEELLEVITWAQLGIHDKPVGLLNVEGYYNSLLCFIDKAVEEGFITPSAHHIIVSAPTARELMSKLEDYVPKHNGIAPKPSWEMEQQLGYTTTIPKIAR; the protein is encoded by the exons ATGGGAAATAACAATAATCACAAATATTATcctcaacttcttcttcttcctcctcagCCAATTATAAAGCCTTCAAAATTCAAGCGCATATGTGTTTTCTGCGGCAGCAGCCCTGGCAACAAACCTACTTACCAACTTGCTGCTATTCAACTTGGCAACCAACTG GTTGAAAGGAACATTGACTTGGTGTATGGAGGTGGGAGTGTTGGCTTGATGGGTTTGATTGCTAAAGCTGTTTTTAATGGTGGCCGCCACGTGTTAGG TGTGATTCCTAAATGTCTCATGCCCAGAGAG ATTACTGGagagaaaattggagaggtgagGGCTGTATCTAGTATGCACCAAAGAAAGGCTGAAATGGCTAGGCAAGCTGATGCATTCATAGCTTTGCCAG GTGGCTATGGAACATTAGAGGAACTCTTAGAGGTCATCACTTGGGCACAGTTGGGCATTCATGATAAGCCA GTAGGTCTGCTAAATGTGGAAGGCTACTACAACTCTTTGTTGTGTTTCATAGACAAAGCAGTAGAAGAAGGTTTCATCACGCCCTCTGCCCATCACATTATTGTTTCTGCCCCCACTGCTCGCGAACTCATGTCCAAACTTGAG GATTATGTTCCAAAGCATAATGGAATCGCACCAAAACCGAGTTGGGAGATGGAGCAACAACTTGGCTACACAACAACAATACCGAAAATTGCTCGTTGA